One window from the genome of Paraclostridium sordellii encodes:
- a CDS encoding AI-2E family transporter, whose amino-acid sequence MKNFKMKNQILISTYIVVLAFLLLNIHSVLKILGQSLSVFKPFIIGIAIAFLINIPMKCFEKRLITPLLKKSRLKNSKIFARILSLLLTLIILFVLISSFVNFVIPQLVKSTSSLVSGVPQYIDTLQSYATNYFSHIKLSDSMHTNILSGMEKLSNFVVKFANYFISNILGITFSITSAITNFLIGFIIAIYILLSKEKLLIQCKKVTYAFLSEKNANRAIDVSHLVCHKFSRFIAGQCTDGVILGTLCFIGMSIFKMPYALLVSTLIAIADLIPIFGTFIGTAIAAFIIFMVKPITALYFIIMIVVIQQIEGNLVYPFVVGNSIGLSSFWILVPIFVGSSTFGVLGIIIGVPLFSVIYTLASGYINKRLEDKNIHF is encoded by the coding sequence ATGAAAAATTTTAAAATGAAAAATCAGATTTTAATTTCAACCTATATAGTTGTTTTAGCTTTCTTACTTTTAAATATACATTCTGTATTAAAAATTTTAGGGCAATCTCTGTCAGTATTTAAACCATTTATAATTGGTATAGCAATTGCATTTTTAATAAATATACCTATGAAATGTTTTGAGAAAAGACTAATTACTCCCCTTTTAAAAAAATCTAGATTGAAAAATTCTAAAATATTTGCACGAATTTTATCTTTACTACTTACACTTATTATATTATTTGTACTAATCAGTTCTTTTGTAAACTTTGTAATTCCCCAGTTAGTTAAAAGTACTTCTAGTCTAGTAAGTGGTGTGCCTCAATATATAGATACGTTACAATCTTATGCTACAAACTATTTTTCACATATAAAATTATCAGATAGTATGCATACAAATATTTTATCCGGAATGGAGAAATTATCTAATTTTGTAGTTAAGTTTGCAAATTACTTTATTTCAAACATACTTGGTATTACATTTAGTATTACTTCTGCTATTACTAACTTTTTAATAGGTTTCATAATAGCTATCTATATTCTTTTAAGTAAAGAAAAACTTCTAATTCAATGTAAAAAAGTTACTTATGCATTTCTAAGTGAAAAAAATGCTAATAGAGCTATTGATGTATCTCACCTAGTATGTCATAAGTTCTCTAGATTTATAGCAGGTCAATGTACAGATGGAGTAATACTTGGAACTCTATGCTTTATCGGAATGAGTATATTCAAAATGCCTTATGCTCTTCTTGTAAGTACTTTAATAGCTATAGCTGATTTAATACCTATATTTGGTACATTTATAGGTACAGCCATTGCAGCTTTCATTATCTTTATGGTTAAACCTATAACTGCCTTATATTTTATAATAATGATAGTTGTAATCCAACAAATAGAAGGTAATTTAGTTTATCCATTTGTTGTTGGAAACTCTATTGGATTATCTTCATTTTGGATTTTAGTTCCTATCTTTGTAGGTTCATCTACATTTGGTGTTTTAGGAATTATAATAGGTGTTCCTTTATTTAGTGTTATTTATACCTTAGCTTCTGGATACATAAATAAAAGGCTTGAAGATAAAAATATACATTTTTAA
- the hcp gene encoding hydroxylamine reductase — MENKMFCFQCQETAGCTGCTKFGVCGKSPDLARMQDLLIYTTKGLSEITTRLRNEGKKVADEVNHLVTINLFTTITNANFDNEVFYERVNKTLQVKADLLTELADKEDLSEAALWNATTRKEMDEKSTKVGVLATKNEDIRSLRELIIYGLKGMSAYMKHANALGYDNEDINAFMQSTLAKTLNDNLTVQELVELTLETGKVGVDAMALLDSANTGTYGHPEITKVNIGVRNNPGILISGHDLKDLELLLKQTEGTGVDVYTHSEMLPAHYYPAFKKYSHFAGNYGNAWWKQKEEFESFNGPILMTTNCIVPPKDSYKDRVYTTGAAGFEGCTHITGNSEDDKDFSVIIEHAKKCAAPKEIETGEIIGGFAHNQVFALADKVVDAVKSGAIKKFFVMAGCDGRAKSREYYTEFAKALPKDTVILTAGCAKYKYNKLPLGDINGIPRVLDAGQCNDSYSLALIALKLKEVFELEDINELPIAFNIAWYEQKAVIVLLSLLYLGVKNIHLGPTLPAFLSPNVAKVLVDNFGIGGITNVEDDLKMFLG, encoded by the coding sequence ATGGAGAATAAAATGTTTTGTTTTCAATGTCAAGAAACAGCAGGTTGTACAGGATGTACTAAATTCGGAGTTTGTGGAAAATCACCAGATTTAGCTAGAATGCAAGATCTTTTAATATATACTACAAAAGGTTTATCAGAAATTACTACAAGATTAAGAAATGAAGGTAAAAAAGTAGCAGATGAAGTAAATCATTTAGTAACTATAAATTTATTTACTACAATAACTAATGCAAATTTTGATAATGAAGTATTTTATGAAAGAGTAAATAAAACTTTACAAGTAAAAGCTGATTTATTAACTGAGTTAGCTGATAAAGAAGATTTATCTGAGGCTGCATTATGGAATGCAACAACTAGAAAAGAAATGGATGAAAAATCAACTAAAGTTGGAGTATTAGCAACAAAAAACGAAGATATAAGAAGTTTAAGAGAATTAATAATATATGGACTAAAAGGAATGTCTGCATACATGAAGCACGCAAATGCATTAGGATATGATAATGAGGATATTAATGCATTTATGCAAAGCACTTTAGCAAAAACTCTAAATGATAATTTAACTGTACAAGAATTAGTTGAGTTAACTTTAGAGACAGGTAAAGTAGGGGTAGATGCGATGGCATTACTTGATAGTGCTAACACTGGAACTTATGGACACCCAGAGATAACAAAAGTTAATATTGGAGTTAGAAATAATCCAGGAATATTAATATCAGGTCATGATTTAAAAGACTTAGAGTTATTACTAAAACAAACAGAAGGAACAGGTGTAGATGTATATACTCACTCAGAAATGCTTCCAGCTCACTACTATCCTGCATTTAAGAAGTATTCTCATTTTGCAGGAAACTATGGTAATGCATGGTGGAAACAAAAAGAAGAATTTGAAAGCTTTAATGGACCTATATTAATGACAACAAACTGCATAGTTCCTCCAAAAGATAGTTATAAAGATAGAGTATACACTACAGGAGCAGCAGGATTTGAAGGATGTACTCATATAACAGGAAATTCAGAAGATGATAAAGATTTCTCAGTAATAATAGAGCATGCTAAAAAATGTGCAGCGCCTAAAGAGATTGAAACAGGGGAAATAATAGGTGGATTTGCTCATAATCAAGTTTTCGCACTTGCAGATAAAGTAGTTGATGCAGTTAAATCAGGAGCTATTAAGAAGTTCTTTGTTATGGCAGGATGTGACGGAAGAGCAAAATCAAGAGAATATTATACAGAATTTGCAAAAGCTTTACCAAAAGATACTGTTATATTAACTGCAGGATGTGCAAAATATAAATATAATAAACTTCCACTAGGAGATATAAATGGAATACCAAGAGTTTTAGATGCAGGGCAATGTAATGATTCATACTCATTAGCTCTAATCGCTTTAAAATTAAAAGAGGTATTTGAGTTAGAAGATATAAATGAATTACCTATAGCATTTAATATAGCTTGGTATGAGCAAAAAGCTGTAATAGTTTTACTATCACTATTATACTTAGGAGTAAAGAATATACATTTAGGACCTACATTACCTGCATTTTTATCACCAAATGTTGCTAAAGTTTTAGTTGATAACTTTGGTATAGGTGGAATAACTAATGTTGAAGATGATTTAAAAATGTTCTTAGGATAA
- a CDS encoding FUSC family protein yields the protein MIKIKKQLTNIFVFFIAIISIFSFLIFGKENLLIGIGSISIAITMIGQNYKSNKIQTFITLSVIQLILGLGAYISGYSSIIATFVSLSISFSIYYIFSNETKASKSSAFMTLYVLLLYSPITIEQLPKRLIALIFSSLVIMCLYFILSRYNFKKITNSQIINTIDLINKQLDLIKEGQVIEEFNKNASILLKNIELNIYDSIEKNKKLSIEVYKKEVVVLLLKKINTSLNYIKESEIDETLFKNLKFVLDDIKLYILEKISDNELKERFIKYDSNYDIKSLNSDLKTYNYYNLRLAIKELYRQLDNEFIIQNLREKISLRLQLKTDIDILKNNFSMSSLRFNIAVKASILIATSIFIVNYFNIYEGKWIVLTLSILLLPYAEQSSKKALDRVIGTVIGAIIFGLIYKFIDGNIILITIVFLISLYMNISVRKYDIRCIFITINAIMAVKMIYPSSVVFKLIEYRIVLILIAALLTWIIVNLIFPYKIKNDIANIIKHYIKFDNYIISLSTSEGIEYEEIEKINIKNNYLWSRVNFINKQLKNDDIEEFLKRQNDFFTNISLSILLGGGVDKQLRLIKKLKREAKSQIKSKSLYDSYKKIFSKSNDDLEKAIIISFYRIYMDIKDISLLGENIIKKYIN from the coding sequence ATGATTAAAATAAAAAAACAATTAACTAATATATTTGTATTTTTTATAGCTATTATATCTATATTTTCATTTTTAATATTTGGAAAAGAGAACCTATTAATAGGAATAGGATCCATTAGTATAGCTATAACTATGATAGGTCAAAATTATAAATCTAATAAAATACAAACTTTTATAACTCTATCAGTAATTCAATTGATACTAGGTTTAGGAGCATATATATCAGGATACTCGTCAATAATAGCAACTTTTGTAAGTTTGAGTATAAGTTTTTCCATTTATTACATATTTAGTAATGAAACCAAAGCATCAAAGAGTAGTGCATTTATGACTTTATACGTATTACTTTTATATTCACCTATAACAATCGAACAATTACCTAAAAGACTAATTGCTTTAATTTTTTCATCTTTAGTTATAATGTGCTTATATTTTATATTAAGTAGATACAATTTTAAAAAGATAACTAACAGTCAGATTATAAATACTATAGATTTAATAAATAAACAATTAGATTTGATAAAGGAAGGACAAGTAATTGAGGAATTTAATAAAAATGCAAGTATACTTTTAAAAAATATAGAATTAAATATATACGATTCAATTGAAAAAAATAAAAAGCTATCAATTGAAGTTTACAAAAAAGAGGTTGTAGTACTTTTGTTAAAAAAAATTAATACGAGTTTAAATTACATAAAAGAAAGTGAAATAGATGAAACTTTATTTAAGAATCTAAAATTTGTTTTAGATGATATAAAGTTATATATATTAGAAAAAATTTCAGATAATGAACTAAAAGAAAGATTTATTAAGTACGATAGTAATTATGATATAAAAAGTTTAAATAGTGATTTAAAAACCTATAATTATTACAATCTAAGATTAGCCATAAAAGAATTATATAGACAATTAGATAATGAATTTATAATTCAGAACTTAAGAGAAAAAATAAGCCTTAGATTACAGTTAAAAACAGATATAGACATACTAAAAAATAATTTTAGTATGTCATCTTTAAGATTTAATATAGCTGTAAAGGCATCTATACTAATTGCAACTTCTATATTTATAGTTAATTATTTTAATATATACGAAGGTAAATGGATTGTGCTTACTCTTTCAATATTACTATTACCATATGCAGAACAGAGTAGTAAAAAAGCATTAGATAGAGTTATAGGGACTGTAATAGGTGCTATTATATTTGGATTAATATATAAATTTATTGATGGAAATATTATTTTAATTACAATAGTGTTTTTAATTTCATTATATATGAATATATCAGTAAGAAAATACGATATAAGATGTATCTTCATAACTATAAATGCAATAATGGCAGTAAAAATGATATATCCAAGTTCTGTAGTATTTAAGTTAATAGAATACAGGATAGTTTTAATTTTAATTGCAGCATTACTTACATGGATTATAGTTAATTTAATATTTCCATATAAAATAAAAAATGATATTGCAAATATTATTAAACATTATATTAAATTCGATAACTATATAATAAGTTTGTCTACATCAGAAGGAATTGAATATGAAGAAATAGAAAAGATTAATATTAAAAATAACTATTTATGGAGTAGGGTTAATTTTATAAACAAACAATTAAAAAATGATGATATAGAAGAATTTTTAAAAAGACAAAATGATTTTTTTACAAATATAAGCTTATCAATACTTTTAGGTGGAGGAGTAGATAAACAGCTAAGATTAATAAAAAAATTAAAAAGGGAAGCAAAGAGTCAAATTAAAAGTAAAAGTTTATATGATTCATATAAAAAGATTTTTTCTAAATCAAATGATGATTTAGAAAAAGCTATAATTATAAGTTTTTATAGAATATATATGGATATAAAAGATATAAGTTTATTGGGAGAAAATATTATAAAAAAATATATTAATTAA
- a CDS encoding ROK family protein, which translates to MSIYLGIDIGGTSIKYGTYNEYGEELIKGSKYIKTPKYDLGKLVKIIDSIVNEFKELDGIGLSIPGCINPESGYIQDGGSIRALDKVNIKELLKRELKIDVEVENDANCALLAEKWIGNAKENSNFICITLGTGVGGALYINDKLVSGNNNFAGEFGYMIVDNIYDRYKVKTLNRDSSTITFIKQVASKKGIYYKALDGISIFNLIKSKDEDAVDAYKKWIRRIAICIYNLGFIIDPEKVLIGGGVSEESIFISDIKLELNKLSVELIKENGKLENLSSKWNVIPCKYLNDSGKIGAVYNYMIRN; encoded by the coding sequence TTGAGTATATACTTAGGAATTGACATAGGTGGTACATCTATAAAATATGGTACATATAATGAATATGGAGAAGAATTAATAAAAGGAAGTAAATATATAAAAACCCCTAAATATGACTTAGGAAAGCTTGTGAAAATTATTGATTCAATAGTTAATGAATTTAAAGAACTAGATGGCATAGGACTTAGTATACCAGGATGTATTAACCCTGAAAGTGGATATATACAAGATGGAGGGTCTATTAGGGCTTTAGATAAGGTAAATATAAAAGAACTTTTAAAACGAGAATTAAAAATAGATGTAGAAGTAGAAAATGATGCTAACTGTGCCCTCTTAGCTGAAAAATGGATTGGAAATGCTAAAGAAAACTCTAATTTTATTTGTATAACATTAGGTACGGGAGTTGGAGGAGCACTTTATATAAATGATAAGCTAGTAAGTGGAAATAACAATTTTGCAGGAGAATTTGGGTACATGATAGTTGATAACATATATGATAGATATAAGGTGAAAACTTTAAATAGAGATAGCTCTACAATAACTTTTATAAAGCAGGTTGCTAGTAAAAAAGGAATATACTATAAAGCTCTGGATGGTATTTCTATATTTAATTTAATAAAGAGTAAAGATGAGGATGCTGTAGATGCTTATAAAAAATGGATAAGAAGAATAGCTATATGTATATATAATTTAGGATTTATAATAGACCCAGAAAAAGTTTTAATAGGGGGAGGAGTAAGTGAGGAGTCTATTTTTATAAGTGATATAAAACTGGAATTAAACAAACTATCTGTAGAATTAATTAAAGAAAATGGAAAACTTGAAAATTTATCGTCTAAATGGAATGTTATACCGTGTAAATATTTAAATGATTCAGGAAAGATAGGAGCGGTTTATAACTACATGATTAGAAATTAA
- a CDS encoding HD domain-containing phosphohydrolase codes for MIDKHVKQVLDNMPFPVWIKGLDNKIKYANSKFDDICNLSLIGKENKYDRLCKECYLNDKCNNLMYEVIENNKEMIQFDIDIYDKISKCYITQFKDKNKNVIGFMGMLMDIRCKCETQKKLDKNEHILRTIIDTIPDYIFYKDKNCRYLGYNKKWKDFYMNLGIDSMIGKSDFESGAVPYELAKKFVEEDEYILKNKKIKICEREFKDKSGNLRVEETIKVPVINDNGDVWGIVGLASDVTEKIELKEKLIKLSYTDSLTGVYNRACFEDKKNELNKSKYLPIGVIMGDVNGLKVVNDTFGHLEGDKLLKEIANVLKLSTREEDYIFRWGGDEFVILMPNCGKYKCEEIIANILNRCKKSKFNLIELSIALGSSIKDTLEKDLYENLKEAEEKLYRQKFLKEKSIQSSIIFSLFQSLHDKQIESKIHIQKLVKYALKIGYKLGFTPVQLDELELVTKLHDIGKVGIDKDILLKKEQLTDEEIKIIKTHTEKGYRILQASSDLSHISRVVLTHHEKYDGSGYPLGLKGEEIPIMARIIRVVDFYDSIMDSKYKNRLELKSNAIEEIKRYKGKKFDPKIVDIFIEILELEKEY; via the coding sequence ATGATAGATAAGCATGTGAAACAGGTTTTAGATAATATGCCATTTCCAGTTTGGATAAAAGGATTAGATAATAAAATAAAATATGCAAACAGTAAATTTGATGATATATGTAATTTAAGTTTAATAGGTAAAGAAAATAAATATGATAGATTGTGTAAAGAGTGTTATTTAAATGATAAATGTAATAACCTTATGTATGAAGTAATAGAAAATAATAAAGAAATGATTCAATTTGATATAGATATATATGATAAAATATCAAAGTGTTATATAACTCAATTTAAAGATAAAAATAAAAACGTAATTGGATTTATGGGTATGTTAATGGATATCAGATGTAAATGTGAAACTCAAAAAAAATTAGATAAAAATGAACATATACTAAGAACTATAATAGATACTATACCAGATTATATTTTTTATAAAGATAAAAATTGCAGGTACCTAGGGTATAATAAAAAATGGAAAGATTTTTATATGAACTTAGGGATAGATTCTATGATAGGAAAGAGCGATTTTGAAAGTGGAGCAGTTCCTTATGAATTAGCAAAAAAGTTTGTAGAAGAAGATGAATATATATTAAAAAATAAAAAAATAAAAATTTGTGAAAGAGAATTTAAGGATAAAAGTGGAAACTTAAGGGTTGAAGAAACCATTAAAGTACCAGTTATTAATGATAATGGAGATGTATGGGGAATAGTAGGTTTGGCAAGTGATGTAACTGAAAAAATAGAGTTAAAAGAAAAGTTAATAAAGTTAAGTTATACAGATAGTTTAACTGGAGTTTACAATAGAGCATGCTTTGAAGATAAAAAAAATGAATTAAATAAAAGTAAATACCTTCCAATAGGTGTTATAATGGGAGATGTAAATGGATTAAAGGTAGTAAATGATACATTTGGGCATTTAGAAGGAGACAAGCTATTAAAAGAAATAGCTAATGTACTTAAACTTTCAACTAGAGAAGAAGATTACATATTTAGATGGGGTGGAGATGAATTTGTAATACTTATGCCTAATTGTGGTAAATATAAATGTGAAGAGATTATTGCTAATATATTAAATAGATGTAAAAAATCTAAATTTAATCTAATAGAGTTAAGTATAGCATTAGGGTCATCCATAAAGGATACATTAGAAAAGGATTTATATGAAAACTTAAAAGAAGCTGAAGAAAAGCTATATAGACAAAAATTCTTAAAAGAAAAAAGTATACAAAGTTCAATAATATTTTCATTATTTCAATCCCTACATGATAAGCAAATTGAATCAAAAATCCACATACAAAAACTAGTCAAATATGCTCTTAAAATTGGATATAAATTAGGTTTTACTCCTGTTCAATTAGATGAATTAGAATTAGTAACAAAACTTCATGATATAGGTAAAGTTGGAATTGATAAAGATATTCTATTAAAAAAAGAACAGTTAACAGATGAAGAAATTAAGATTATTAAAACACATACAGAAAAAGGATATAGAATTTTACAAGCTTCTAGTGATTTATCACATATATCTAGAGTAGTATTAACTCATCATGAAAAATATGATGGAAGTGGCTATCCATTAGGTCTAAAAGGTGAGGAAATTCCTATCATGGCTAGAATAATAAGAGTTGTAGATTTTTATGATAGTATTATGGATAGTAAATATAAAAACAGATTAGAGCTTAAATCTAATGCTATAGAAGAAATTAAAAGATATAAAGGAAAGAAGTTTGATCCAAAGATAGTAGATATATTTATAGAAATTTTAGAACTAGAAAAGGAGTACTAA
- a CDS encoding beta-class carbonic anhydrase: MSFENRKLDKILKFNRDFIENKEYEKYETSKHPDKKIVILSCMDTRLTNLLPKAMNLKNGDAKIIKNAGATVLHPFGSIMRSIIVAIYEFEVDEVLIIGHQGCGMCNLDTQNLLDKIVKKGIPNETINILSNSGIDIKKWLHGFESVEESIVDSVEMVKNHPLTPKDIVVHGLVICPTTGKLDIVVDGYVK, translated from the coding sequence ATGAGTTTCGAAAATAGGAAATTAGATAAAATACTTAAGTTTAATAGAGATTTTATAGAAAATAAAGAATATGAAAAATATGAAACATCTAAACATCCAGATAAAAAAATAGTTATATTATCTTGTATGGATACTAGACTTACGAATTTACTTCCAAAAGCTATGAATCTAAAAAATGGAGATGCAAAAATAATTAAAAACGCAGGAGCAACCGTACTTCATCCTTTCGGCAGTATTATGAGAAGTATAATAGTTGCTATTTATGAATTTGAAGTTGATGAAGTTTTAATAATAGGACACCAAGGCTGTGGTATGTGTAATCTAGATACTCAAAATTTATTAGATAAAATTGTAAAAAAAGGAATACCTAATGAGACAATAAATATACTTTCTAATTCTGGTATAGATATTAAAAAATGGTTACATGGATTTGAATCTGTTGAAGAATCTATAGTAGATAGTGTAGAAATGGTTAAGAATCATCCTTTAACTCCAAAAGATATAGTTGTTCATGGTTTAGTGATTTGTCCTACTACTGGAAAATTAGATATTGTAGTTGATGGGTATGTAAAATAA
- a CDS encoding GGDEF domain-containing protein produces the protein MFLNINSINEIRESKKGILNESKLQIQEGKYDLAEKNLEKIANDKHIFNALSKSDKFNVYNYLGIINTFQGETVNAILMYEKADKYVSRGNKYKIDINSAIAYRHMGEYLKSAEILVGIIRTKDGNEAEDARIKTYALLNLAEIYLHIGDMSEFQSILNKTEGYLDKLPQYHKDDLLIMYYSDLIVSEVYNNKLEKVKYYFDKIESLEAKNSEIYYTENKMLKIRAYAIYYKKIGETDKALEEFKKLELYGAKEGDNYISKFAISERINIYKKQGNQEEYEKLIEEYYNEDKEISTINNRQYKFHLSNRILEQNKVTIMKRTVILFILINVALVIVVILIYKNMKKSRIESMKDALCGVYNRRYFELYKKNIRKKDFPISFLMIDVDYFKLYNDNYGHQSGDEVLKLISNVLKYSCRGNDMVFRYGGEEFCVVLKNTFKDEAIGFAKRIKYNISKEEVKHDYSEVENYITLSIGISTIYSKENLKEAINLADRALYTSKANGRNSYTHIEDL, from the coding sequence TTGTTTCTAAATATAAACAGTATAAATGAAATTAGAGAAAGTAAAAAAGGTATATTAAATGAATCAAAACTCCAAATCCAGGAAGGAAAGTATGATTTAGCAGAAAAAAACCTAGAAAAAATTGCAAATGATAAACATATATTTAATGCTTTGAGTAAATCAGATAAATTTAATGTTTATAACTATCTTGGAATAATAAATACATTCCAAGGAGAAACAGTTAATGCAATACTTATGTATGAAAAGGCTGATAAATATGTAAGTAGAGGTAATAAATATAAAATAGATATAAATTCTGCAATTGCATATAGACATATGGGAGAGTACCTTAAAAGTGCAGAAATTTTAGTGGGAATAATAAGAACTAAGGATGGTAATGAGGCAGAAGATGCTAGGATAAAGACGTATGCATTACTTAATTTAGCAGAGATATATTTGCATATAGGTGATATGAGTGAGTTTCAGTCTATTTTAAATAAAACTGAGGGATATCTAGACAAACTACCACAATATCATAAAGACGATTTACTTATAATGTATTACTCAGATTTAATTGTGAGTGAAGTATATAATAATAAACTTGAAAAAGTAAAATATTATTTCGATAAGATAGAAAGCTTAGAAGCCAAAAACTCAGAAATTTATTATACCGAAAATAAAATGCTAAAAATTCGAGCATATGCTATTTACTATAAAAAAATAGGAGAAACAGATAAGGCACTAGAAGAGTTTAAAAAGCTTGAATTATATGGTGCAAAAGAAGGAGATAATTATATTTCTAAGTTTGCGATATCAGAGCGAATAAACATATATAAAAAGCAAGGTAATCAAGAAGAATATGAGAAACTAATAGAAGAATATTATAATGAGGATAAAGAAATTTCAACTATAAATAATAGACAATATAAATTTCATTTAAGTAATAGAATTTTAGAACAAAATAAAGTAACTATAATGAAAAGAACAGTAATATTATTTATATTAATAAATGTAGCCCTTGTTATAGTTGTAATACTTATTTATAAAAATATGAAAAAATCTAGAATAGAGTCTATGAAAGACGCTTTATGTGGAGTATACAATAGACGATATTTTGAACTATATAAAAAGAATATACGAAAAAAAGATTTTCCTATATCTTTTTTAATGATAGATGTTGACTATTTTAAACTTTATAATGATAATTATGGCCATCAAAGTGGAGATGAAGTATTAAAACTTATCTCTAACGTTTTAAAATATAGTTGTAGAGGTAACGACATGGTTTTTAGATATGGTGGAGAAGAATTCTGTGTAGTACTTAAAAATACGTTCAAAGATGAAGCTATAGGCTTTGCAAAGAGGATAAAATATAATATATCTAAAGAAGAAGTCAAACATGATTACTCTGAGGTAGAAAATTATATAACTTTAAGTATTGGAATCTCAACTATATATTCAAAGGAAAACTTAAAAGAAGCTATAAATTTAGCAGATAGGGCACTTTATACATCAAAGGCTAATGGAAGAAATAGCTATACTCATATAGAAGATTTATAA